One window from the genome of Scatophagus argus isolate fScaArg1 chromosome 13, fScaArg1.pri, whole genome shotgun sequence encodes:
- the grk7a gene encoding rhodopsin kinase grk7a yields the protein MVDMGGLDNLVANTAYLKAQGGDDKEMKKRRRSLSLPKPEQCSAVRASIDKDFTSICERQPVGKRFFREFLATKPEFKLAADFLDELYDWDLAEGATKDKARQNIINKYCKADSKNFLSFLSGEAAEKCKSVTDANFEEVMKNKVQEGVREYLKNKPFTEYQSNPLFDKFLQWKEYEKQPISDKYFYEFRTLGKGGFGEVCAVQVKNTGQMYACKKLCKKRLKKKGGEKMALLEKKILEKVNSLFLVNLAYAYDTKTHLCLVMTLMNGGDLKYHIYNIGYDGKGVDKGIEMKRIIHYTAQITTGILHLHEMDIVYRDMKPENVLLDSQGQCRLSDLGLAIEIVPGKTVNQMAGTGAYMAPELLNKTPYRTSVDWWALGCSIYEMVAGYTPFKGPESKKEKVEKEEVQRRILNEEPKWEHKCFDAVTKDIIQQFLKKKIEERLGMKNNMEDPRKHAWFKSINFPRLEAGLVDPPWTPKPNVVYAKDTGDIAEFSEIKGIEFDAKDEKFFKEFSTGAVPIQWQQEMIETGLFDELNDPNRKEGGGDPDDEKKSGTCILL from the exons ATGGTTGACATGGGGGGACTGGATAACCTGGTGGCCAACACGGCCTACCTAAAAGCTCAGGGGGGTGATGACAAGGAGATGAAAAAGCGCCGTCGCAGCTTGTCTCTCCCCAAACCTGAGCAATGTTCTGCAGTACGAGCCTCCATTGACAAGGACTTTACATCAATTTGTGAAAGGCAACCTGTAGGCAAAAGGTTTTTTCGTGAGTTCCTGGCAACTAAGCCTGAGTTTAAGCTTGCTGCTGATTTCCTGGATGAGCTGTACGACTGGGACCTGGCTGAAGGTGCAACTAAAGACAAGGCACGCCAAAACATCATCAACAAGTACTGCAAGGCTGACTCCAAGAACttcctctcatttctttctgGGGAGGCTGCTGAAAAATGCAAGTCTGTGACAGATGCTAACTTTGAGGAggtgatgaaaaacaaagtccAGGAAGGTGTAAGAGAATATCTAAAAAACAAACCCTTCACAGAATACCAGTCAAATCCACTCTTTGATAAATTCCTTCAGTGGAAAGAATATGAGAAACAGCCCATCAGTGATAAATACTTCTATGAATTCAGAACTCTGGGCAAAGGAGGCTTCGGAGAG GTATGCGCTGTTCAGGTGAAGAACACAGGCCAGATGTATGCCTGCAAGAAGTTGTGTAAAAAGCGACTGAAGAAGAAGGGTGGTGAAAAGATGGCCCTGTTGGAGAAGAAGATCTTGGAGAAGGTTAACAGCCTGTTTCTGGTCAACTTGGCATATGCTTATGACACCAAGACCCACCTGTGCCTTGTCATGACCCTGATGAATGGAGGAGACCTCAAGTACCACATTTACAACATAGGCTATGATGGCAAGGGTGTGGACAAAGGAATTGAGATGAAGCGCATCATCCACTACACAGCACAGATCACCACCGGCATTCTGCATCTGCACGAGATGGATATCGTATATCGTGACATGAAGCCAGAGAACGTGTTGCTGGATAGCCAAGGCCAGTGCCGACTTTCAGATTTGGGTCTGGCCATAGAGATTGTTCCAGGGAAGACCGTCAACCAGATG gcTGGTACTGGAGCATACATGGCCCCTGAGCTGCTTAACAAAACTCCATACAGAACATCAGTGGACTGGTGGGCCCTGGGTTGCAGTATCTATGAGATGGTGGCTGGCTACACACCTTTCAAAGGCCCTGAGAGCAAGAaggagaaggtggagaaggAAGAGGTACAGCGTCGTATTCTCAACGAGGAACCCAAGTGGGAGCACAAATGCTTTGATGCTGTCACCAAGGACATCATCCAGCAGTTCCTCaagaagaaaatagaagaaCGTCTGGGCATGAA GAACAACATGGAGGATCCCAGGAAACATGCGTGGTTCAAGTCCATCAATTTCCCCCGTTTGGAGGCTGGGCTGGTGGATCCTCCTTGGACGCCCAAACCCAACGTTGTCTATGCCAAGGACACCGGCGACATCGCAGAATTCTCCGAGATCAAGGGCATCGAATTTGACGCCAAGGATGAAAAATTCTTCAAGGAATTTAGCACAGGTGCTGTGCCCATTCAGTGGCAGCAGGAGATGATTGAAACTGGACTGTTTGACGAGCTCAATGATCCCAACAGGAAAGAGGGTGGAGGAGATCCCGATGATGAAAAGAAGTCTGGCACATGTATATTGCTGTGA
- the LOC124069429 gene encoding mitochondrial fission factor homolog A-like, translating into MSGPIFTPPSAEVAEMNRIHYELEYTEGISQRMRVPETLKVASDKQTGALPLEQPLAIHSTLMQVPERIVVAGDDGDALFSRPRDLDLIQSVTPVDLLTMKAPPRVLTLTEQPLDSLETDQTAPSRSNTGQVAHFHGRSRRERSASENITGRHSSQMGRGDLSVTPSPSAPPVRLCPPLCSPEDANINLFTAAGFLSYIQSTTRRAYQQVLEVLDDSHRRTHLDLSLDINPDESGLVDASSLRRQIVKLNRRLQLLEEENKERSKREVILYSATVAFWLINTWIWFRR; encoded by the exons ATGAGTGGGCCAATCTTCACCCCCCCCTCTGCAGAGGTGGCTGAGATGAACCGCATCCATTATGAGCTGGAGTACACAGAGGGCATTAGCCAGCGCATGCGAGTCCCTGAGACCCTCAAGGTGGCCTCAGACAAGCAAACAGGGGCTCTGCCACTTGAGCAGCCCCTGGCCATTCACTCAACGCTGATGCAGGTGCCAGAGAGGATCGTTGTTGCAG GTGATGATGGAGACGCTCTATTTTCTCGTCCCAGAGACTTGGACCTGATTCAGTCCGTCACTCCTGTGGACCTTCTGACCATGAAGGCCCCCCCACGTGTTCTCACACTTACAGAACAGCCACTGGACTCCCTTGAAACTGATCAAACTGCCCCTTCACGGAGCAATACCGGCCAAGTG GCTCACTTTCATGGACGATCTCGAAGAGAACGCAGTGCAAGTGAGAACATAACTGGTCGCCACAGCAGTCAGATGGGCAGAGGTGACTTAAG TGTAACTCCTTCCCCTTCTGCCCCCCCAGTCCGCTTGTGTCCCCCCCTCTGTTCCCCTGAGGACGCAAATATCAACCTGTTTACAGCTGCGGGGTTCCTGTCTTATATCCAGTCAACAACACGCCGAGCTTATCAGCAGGTCCTTGAAGTGCTGGATGACAGCCACCGCAG GACACACTTAGACCTGTCTCTGGATATAAACCCTGATGAGTCTGGCTTGGTGGACGCCTCCTCACTACGACGGCAG ATTGTGAAGTTGAACCGGCgtctgcagctgctggaggaagaaaacaaagaacgCTCCAAGCGAGAGGTGATCCTGTACTCTGCTACTGTGGCGTTCTGGCTCATTAACACCTGGATCTGGTTCCGCCGCTAA
- the zgc:110269 gene encoding probable flap endonuclease 1 homolog isoform X1 produces MLTPIVQLASVQHQEDAILTGHRCREVLRKQKTSGSGRTMGITKLAELIRTEAPHAVSYKDISDYTGKVIAVDTSIVVNQFRAATPSLSPLTGLFFRTLTFLERDIKPVFVFDGRPPGEKRAVLARRAEAAGRSSHNHTGTASFQTKDCLELLKLLGVPVIQAPGDAEALCAHLVREGSVDAVASEDMDTLPFGADILIRQLNAKKDSEVIEYSLPKLLEKLQINHQEFVDLCILLGCDYCDKIAGLGPKRALTLIQKHHTIENVVLHVNRKTHPVPHFWKYKEARKIFLDTPQTVTLELTWTEPDEEALVKFLCHVTHVKENRIRHRMETFRQKRESKRAEREKDKAEGRCRQTRMEDFLRVTRKRSVPVDADSSSSNRKRPKSK; encoded by the exons ATGCTGACCCCTATTGTTCAATTAGCTAGTGTGCAGCACCAGGAAGATGCGATTTTAACCGGACATCGTTGTAGAGAG GTGTtaaggaaacagaaaaccagTGGTAGTGGCAGGACGATGGGCATCACTAAACTGGCAGAATTGATCCGCACAGAAGCCCCCCATGCTGTTTCTTATAAGGACATCAGTGACTACACCG GAAAAGTAATCGCAGTGGACACCTCTATTGTTGTGAACCAGTTCCGTGCAGCGACTCCTTCCTTAAG CCCCCTGACGGGTCTCTTCTTCCGCACGCTCACCTTCCTGGAACGTGACATAAAGCCGGTCTTTGTGTTTGATGGAAGACCTCCTGGGGAAAAGAGAGCTGTT CTTGCGAGGCGAGCTGAGGCAGCTGGTCGGAGCTCCCACAATCACACAGGCACAG CATCATTTCAGACCAAAGATTGTCTAGAGCTGCTGAAGCTTCTGGGTGTACCTGTCATCCAG GCTCCAGGGGATGCTGAGGCACTGTGTGCCCACCTGGTGAGAGAGGGGAGTGTGGATGCTGTAGCGTCAGAGGACATGGACACACTGCCGTTTGGAGCCGATATTCTCATTCGCCAGCTGAACGCCAAGAAGGACAG tgAAGTTATTGAATATTCATTACCCAAACTGTTAGAGAAACTCCAGATTAATCACCAAGAG TTTGTTGACCTGTGTATTTTGTTGGGCTGTGACTACTGTGACAAAATAGCAGGTCTGGGTCCTAAGAGAGCTCTGACACTGATCCAGAAGCACCATACTATCGAGAATGTGGTTTTGCACGTCAACAGAAAG ACCCACCCTGTGCCACATTTCTGGAAGTACAAAGAAGCACGGAAGATATTCTTGGATACACCACAAACCGTAACCCTTGAACTCACCTGGACTGAACCAGATGAAGAAGCCTTGGTTAAGTTCCTCTGTCACGTCACACATGTTAA gGAGAACAGGATCCGTCATCGAATGGAGACATTCCGTCAGAAGCGGGAAAGTAAgcgagcagagagagaaaaggacaaGGCAGAAGGACGTTGCAGGCAGACTCGAATGGAGGACTTCTTGAGAGTTACCAGAAAGAGGAGTGTG CCTGTGGACGCTGACTCTTCaagcagcaacagaaagagaCCAAAGTCAAAATAG
- the zgc:110269 gene encoding probable flap endonuclease 1 homolog isoform X2, giving the protein MGITKLAELIRTEAPHAVSYKDISDYTGKVIAVDTSIVVNQFRAATPSLSPLTGLFFRTLTFLERDIKPVFVFDGRPPGEKRAVLARRAEAAGRSSHNHTGTASFQTKDCLELLKLLGVPVIQAPGDAEALCAHLVREGSVDAVASEDMDTLPFGADILIRQLNAKKDSEVIEYSLPKLLEKLQINHQEFVDLCILLGCDYCDKIAGLGPKRALTLIQKHHTIENVVLHVNRKTHPVPHFWKYKEARKIFLDTPQTVTLELTWTEPDEEALVKFLCHVTHVKENRIRHRMETFRQKRESKRAEREKDKAEGRCRQTRMEDFLRVTRKRSVPVDADSSSSNRKRPKSK; this is encoded by the exons ATGGGCATCACTAAACTGGCAGAATTGATCCGCACAGAAGCCCCCCATGCTGTTTCTTATAAGGACATCAGTGACTACACCG GAAAAGTAATCGCAGTGGACACCTCTATTGTTGTGAACCAGTTCCGTGCAGCGACTCCTTCCTTAAG CCCCCTGACGGGTCTCTTCTTCCGCACGCTCACCTTCCTGGAACGTGACATAAAGCCGGTCTTTGTGTTTGATGGAAGACCTCCTGGGGAAAAGAGAGCTGTT CTTGCGAGGCGAGCTGAGGCAGCTGGTCGGAGCTCCCACAATCACACAGGCACAG CATCATTTCAGACCAAAGATTGTCTAGAGCTGCTGAAGCTTCTGGGTGTACCTGTCATCCAG GCTCCAGGGGATGCTGAGGCACTGTGTGCCCACCTGGTGAGAGAGGGGAGTGTGGATGCTGTAGCGTCAGAGGACATGGACACACTGCCGTTTGGAGCCGATATTCTCATTCGCCAGCTGAACGCCAAGAAGGACAG tgAAGTTATTGAATATTCATTACCCAAACTGTTAGAGAAACTCCAGATTAATCACCAAGAG TTTGTTGACCTGTGTATTTTGTTGGGCTGTGACTACTGTGACAAAATAGCAGGTCTGGGTCCTAAGAGAGCTCTGACACTGATCCAGAAGCACCATACTATCGAGAATGTGGTTTTGCACGTCAACAGAAAG ACCCACCCTGTGCCACATTTCTGGAAGTACAAAGAAGCACGGAAGATATTCTTGGATACACCACAAACCGTAACCCTTGAACTCACCTGGACTGAACCAGATGAAGAAGCCTTGGTTAAGTTCCTCTGTCACGTCACACATGTTAA gGAGAACAGGATCCGTCATCGAATGGAGACATTCCGTCAGAAGCGGGAAAGTAAgcgagcagagagagaaaaggacaaGGCAGAAGGACGTTGCAGGCAGACTCGAATGGAGGACTTCTTGAGAGTTACCAGAAAGAGGAGTGTG CCTGTGGACGCTGACTCTTCaagcagcaacagaaagagaCCAAAGTCAAAATAG
- the fbxo36b gene encoding F-box only protein 36b isoform X1 encodes MSSLLTDPLFEISGRAPPPSKNFYYFAVTKSDVIWRWWIISIRTVDRNSKPGQLRESHQDFLDDTELQSEVSMVFGRQILQYTKALCQGHYDYLERLSDSLLMQIINYLQLEDVGQLGRTSHRFRKLCSSEEFWEQAVRQRCNTVSAEVASLALVVGWRNIFFTSKLQLQKLISRRRLNTEEQREEHVSDPDRKAEKLPNENSDSDQF; translated from the exons ATGTCGTCTCTTTTAACAGACCCGTTGTTTGAAATATCTGGAAGGGCTCCTCCGCCCAGTaagaatttttattattttgctgtaaCCAAGTCAGAT GTAATATGGAGATGGTGGATAATATCCATTAGGACTGTAGACAGAAATTCCAAGCCTGGGCAGTTGAGGGAGTCTCACCAGGACTTCTTGGATGACACTGAGCTACAGA GTGAGGTCAGTATGGTTTTTGGTCGCCAGATCTTGCAGTACACCAAGGCTTTGTGCCAAGGCCATTATGATTATCTGGAGCGCCTATCTGACTCCTTGCTTATGCAGATAATAAATTACCTACAGCTAGAGGATGTGGGTCAGCTTGGAAGAACGTCACACAGGTTCAGGAAG CTGTGCAGTTCAGAGGAGTTTTGGGAGCAGGCAGTGCGGCAGCGGTGCAACACAGTTTCAGCTGAGGTGGCGTCTCTGGCACTTGTGGTGGGCTGGCGCAACATCTTCTTCACAAGCAAACTGCAACTGCAGAAGTTGATCAGCCGGAGAAGGCTGAACACAGAGGAGCAACGGGAAGAACATGTTTCTGATCCAGATAGAAAGGCAGAAAAACTTCCGAATGAGAACTCAGATTCAGACCAGTTCTGA
- the fbxo36b gene encoding F-box only protein 36b isoform X2, protein MSSLLTDPLFEISGRAPPPSKNFYYFAVTKSDVIWRWWIISIRTVDRNSKPGQLRESHQDFLDDTELQSEIINYLQLEDVGQLGRTSHRFRKLCSSEEFWEQAVRQRCNTVSAEVASLALVVGWRNIFFTSKLQLQKLISRRRLNTEEQREEHVSDPDRKAEKLPNENSDSDQF, encoded by the exons ATGTCGTCTCTTTTAACAGACCCGTTGTTTGAAATATCTGGAAGGGCTCCTCCGCCCAGTaagaatttttattattttgctgtaaCCAAGTCAGAT GTAATATGGAGATGGTGGATAATATCCATTAGGACTGTAGACAGAAATTCCAAGCCTGGGCAGTTGAGGGAGTCTCACCAGGACTTCTTGGATGACACTGAGCTACAGAGTGAG ATAATAAATTACCTACAGCTAGAGGATGTGGGTCAGCTTGGAAGAACGTCACACAGGTTCAGGAAG CTGTGCAGTTCAGAGGAGTTTTGGGAGCAGGCAGTGCGGCAGCGGTGCAACACAGTTTCAGCTGAGGTGGCGTCTCTGGCACTTGTGGTGGGCTGGCGCAACATCTTCTTCACAAGCAAACTGCAACTGCAGAAGTTGATCAGCCGGAGAAGGCTGAACACAGAGGAGCAACGGGAAGAACATGTTTCTGATCCAGATAGAAAGGCAGAAAAACTTCCGAATGAGAACTCAGATTCAGACCAGTTCTGA
- the agfg1b gene encoding arf-GAP domain and FG repeat-containing protein 1b — MATSAKRKQEETHLKMLREMTSLPANRKCFDCDQRGPTYVNMTVGSFVCTTCSGILRGLNPPHRVKSISMTTFTQQEIEFLQKHSNEVCKHIWLGLYDDRTSVVPDFREPQKVKEFLQEKYEKKRWYVPPDQARAVGNVQASVSGSSASSTGSTPEVQPLKTLQLNKTPLRQSPGLARSQAHSTAQEKKFDLLSDLGGDIFAAPPTQTSSSTNFANFAHFPSQSAPQGNLNTNFANFEAFGNTAIPSHVSTSPPSKSFSSGGGVPIPSVSSAVPAQSQTGSHTEDRYAALAELDNELSTTVSTGSNVQGNIFGPVLGSSPAQNPPVLPSMQPGFGAVPSTNPFVAAAVAPEMATNPFQTNGRAPAAASFGTGSMSMPAGFGNVSSYCLPTSFSGNFQQQFPGQAPIPYSQPGAYHPQSNGPAFPVYGQNKPSMTPFGQPMAGPGMSNNPFMAGAPAGSFPSGGSSTNPFL, encoded by the exons ATGGCAACGAGTGCGAAGCGAAAGCAGGAGGAGACTCATCTGAAGATGCTCCGGGAAATGACTAGCCTTCCCGCGAATAGGAAATGCTTCGACTGCGACCAGCGCGGCCCGACCTATGTCAACATGACAGTGGGCTCCTTCGTCTGTACCACCTGCTCTGGGATCTT GCGAGGACTGAATCCCCCACACAGAGTGAAGTCCATCTCTATGACCACATTCACACAACAGGAAATTGAgttcctacagaaacacagcaatgaG GTCTGTAAACACATCTGGCTGGGCCTCTATGATGACAGGACATCAGTTGTTCCAGATTTCAGAGAACCACAGAAAGTAAAAGAGTTTCTTCAGGAAAAATACGAAAAGAAAAGATG GTATGTTCCTCCAGACCAGGCAAGGGCAGTCGGAAATGTCCAGGCCTCTGTATCCGGCTCCTCAGCCAGCAGCACTGGTAGTACCCCAGAAGTCCAACCCCTCAAGACCCTGCAGCTCAACAAGACCCCACTGCGCCAG TCTCCAGGGCTAGCTCGTTCCCAGGCTCACAGCACTGCTCAGGAGAAGAAGTTTGACTTACTCTCTGATTTGGGAGGAGACATCTTTGCTGCTCCACCCACTCAGACTTCTAGCTCTACCAACTTTGCCAACTTTGCACATTTTCCAAGCCAGTCAG caCCTCAGGGTAATTTAAATACCAACTTTGCCAACTTTGAGGCATTTGGAAACACTGCAATTCCATCCCATGTGAGCACATCACCCCCCTCAAAGTCCTTTTCGTCAG GGGGAGGTGTGCCAATCCCGTCAGTGTCTAGCGCCGTCCCCGCCCAGTCCCAAACAGGAAGCCACACAGAGGATCGCTATGCTGCTCTGGCTGAGTTGGACAATGAGCTAAGTACCACCGTCTCCACAGGCAGCAATGTGCAGGG AAACATATTTGGACCAGTCCTTGGCTCATCGCCAGCCCAGAATCCGCCTGTGTTACCCAGCATGCAGCCTGGCTTTGGAG CCGTCCCATCCACAAATCCCTTCGTTGCTGCAGCTGTTGCCCCGGAGATGGCCACCAACCCCTTCCAGACCAATGGCAGAGCTCcagctgcag CCTCGTTCGGCACTGGCTCTATGAGCATGCCTGCTGGCTTTGGGAATGTGTCTTCCTACTGCCTCCCGACCAGTTTCAGCGGAAACTTCCAGCAGCAATTCCCTGGCCAGGCTCCTATCCCTTACTCTCAACCTGGGGCCTATCACCCTCAGTCTAATG GCCCTGCGTTCCCAGTGTATGGTCAGAATAAGCCCTCCATGACGCCCTTTGGGCAGCCCATGGCTGGCCCTGGCATGTCCAATAACCCTTTCATG GCAGGGGCTCCAGCTGGGTCATTCCCTTCAGGGGGTTCATCCACCAACCCTTTCCTGTAG